One stretch of Meiothermus cerbereus DSM 11376 DNA includes these proteins:
- a CDS encoding NADH:flavin oxidoreductase/NADH oxidase gives MSLLFSPLKLRSVTLKNRIAMSPMCQYSAQAGHVTDWHLLHYPTRAIGGVGLIIVEATAVEARGVISPDDLGIWSDEHIGGLQELTRRIKNAGAVPGIQIAHAGRKAGTASPWQGGKPLHRWTPVAPSPLAFQEGWPVPQALDEAGLEQVRQAFQQAAKRALKAGFEVLELHMAHGYLLHSFLSPLTNQRTDHYGGSREKRMRFPLEVVEAVRAVWPAELPLLVRVSASDWAEGGWDITDTVVFAGELHKRGVDLLDCSSGGAVAGVKIPVGPGYQVPFAAQVRLSTGLSTGAVGLITEPLQAEAILQENQADLVLLGRVLLRDPYWPYRAGQALGARVWPVQYERAF, from the coding sequence ATGAGCCTGCTCTTTAGCCCCCTAAAACTGCGTTCCGTAACCCTGAAAAACCGCATCGCCATGTCGCCCATGTGCCAGTATTCGGCCCAGGCCGGACACGTTACCGACTGGCACTTGCTGCACTACCCCACCCGGGCCATTGGCGGTGTGGGGCTAATAATCGTCGAGGCGACCGCCGTGGAGGCTCGGGGGGTGATCAGCCCGGACGACCTGGGCATCTGGTCGGATGAGCACATCGGTGGCCTACAAGAGCTAACCCGGCGCATCAAAAACGCGGGCGCCGTGCCGGGTATCCAAATTGCCCATGCCGGACGCAAGGCCGGAACCGCCAGCCCCTGGCAGGGCGGCAAGCCCCTCCACCGCTGGACACCGGTAGCCCCCAGCCCCCTCGCCTTTCAGGAGGGCTGGCCGGTGCCCCAGGCGCTGGATGAAGCCGGACTCGAGCAGGTACGTCAGGCCTTCCAGCAAGCCGCAAAACGGGCCCTGAAGGCTGGTTTCGAGGTACTCGAGCTGCACATGGCCCACGGGTATCTGCTGCATTCTTTCCTCTCGCCCCTCACCAACCAGCGCACCGACCACTACGGGGGTAGCCGGGAGAAGCGCATGCGCTTCCCTTTGGAAGTGGTGGAAGCCGTGCGCGCGGTCTGGCCCGCCGAGCTGCCCTTGCTGGTACGGGTCTCGGCCAGCGACTGGGCAGAAGGGGGCTGGGACATCACCGACACGGTGGTTTTTGCCGGGGAATTGCATAAGCGCGGCGTGGATTTGCTGGACTGCTCTTCGGGTGGGGCGGTGGCCGGGGTGAAAATCCCTGTGGGCCCTGGCTACCAGGTGCCCTTTGCCGCCCAGGTGCGCTTGTCCACAGGTTTATCCACAGGCGCGGTGGGCCTCATTACCGAGCCCTTACAAGCCGAGGCCATTCTTCAGGAAAACCAGGCCGACCTGGTTCTGCTGGGCCGGGTTCTGCTGCGGGACCCCTACTGGCCCTACCGGGCGGGCCAGGCTCTGGGCGCTCGAGTCTGGCCGGTGCAGTACGAGCGGGCTTTCTAG
- a CDS encoding tagatose 1,6-diphosphate aldolase — protein MGLSKGKFERIQACADDHGVIAAAAMDQRGSLRKAIAKARGADVSDAELTEFKTAVVKILTPYASAILIDTEYGLPALKHKAPRTGVLLAYEKSGYDTSTVGRLPDLLPDLSVRRIQEAGGDAVKILLYYNPEDDPKINTIKHVFIERVGAECAALEMPFFLEPIAYNDQLGEGLEFAKVKPRYVAKYMEEFSKDRYGVDVLKVELPFNIAYTSGTLGFKGEEAYTRAQALQFLKDTASAAGKPFIYLSAGVSDAVFRESLEMAAEAGVPFSGVLCGRATWQDGIPVYAKQGLEALEAWLADQGVKNIQMLNQVLAKGAKPWWTRYGSLEAARG, from the coding sequence ATGGGACTAAGCAAAGGTAAGTTTGAACGGATACAGGCCTGTGCCGACGACCACGGGGTGATTGCGGCGGCTGCAATGGATCAGCGGGGTTCCTTACGCAAGGCCATTGCCAAAGCCCGGGGTGCAGACGTAAGCGATGCCGAGCTGACCGAGTTCAAAACAGCAGTGGTCAAAATCCTCACCCCCTATGCTTCGGCCATTCTGATCGATACCGAGTATGGCCTGCCCGCCCTGAAGCACAAAGCCCCCCGCACCGGGGTTTTGCTGGCCTACGAAAAATCGGGCTACGACACCAGCACCGTGGGCCGTCTACCTGACCTGCTGCCTGACCTGAGCGTGCGGCGCATCCAGGAAGCCGGTGGTGATGCAGTAAAGATTTTGCTCTACTACAACCCCGAAGACGACCCCAAAATCAACACCATCAAGCACGTCTTCATCGAGCGGGTGGGGGCCGAGTGCGCTGCGCTGGAGATGCCTTTTTTCCTCGAGCCCATTGCCTACAACGACCAACTGGGCGAGGGCCTCGAGTTCGCCAAGGTAAAGCCCCGCTACGTAGCCAAGTACATGGAAGAGTTCTCCAAAGACCGCTATGGGGTGGACGTGCTCAAGGTCGAGCTGCCCTTCAACATCGCCTACACCAGCGGCACGCTGGGCTTCAAAGGCGAAGAAGCCTACACCCGCGCCCAGGCCCTGCAGTTCCTCAAAGACACCGCCAGCGCAGCCGGAAAGCCCTTCATCTATCTCTCGGCGGGGGTCAGCGATGCGGTCTTCCGTGAGTCGCTGGAGATGGCCGCCGAAGCCGGGGTGCCCTTCAGCGGGGTGCTGTGCGGGCGGGCCACCTGGCAGGACGGCATCCCGGTCTATGCCAAACAAGGGCTCGAGGCCCTCGAGGCGTGGCTGGCCGATCAGGGGGTGAAGAATATCCAGATGCTCAACCAGGTGCTGGCCAAGGGCGCCAAGCCCTGGTGGACGCGGTACGGAAGCCTGGAAGCGGCTAGAGGTTAA
- a CDS encoding electron transfer flavoprotein subunit beta/FixA family protein — protein sequence MKFIAVIRQVPDGESRLKIEGGKVDLSGATMILDQMDEWAVEEVIRLQEKHGGESVVVALGPERFEEAIRTALAMGIDRAIHLVAEGYTDPITQAQALAEVIRAEAPTLVFTGGQQADWDAQALGPALAEALGWPVVSWTTMIELEGQTHAKARHDLDEGAELVRVPLPAVFTSQQGLNEPRYPTLPGIMKAKRKELKKLPMSVGSKVEILEQTIQEKSRLNKMLDGKDPVAAAHELIRLLHEEAKVI from the coding sequence ATGAAATTTATTGCAGTCATACGGCAAGTACCCGACGGCGAGTCCCGCCTCAAGATTGAGGGGGGTAAGGTAGACCTCAGCGGAGCCACCATGATCCTCGACCAGATGGACGAGTGGGCGGTGGAGGAGGTCATCCGACTACAGGAAAAGCATGGCGGTGAGAGCGTGGTGGTGGCCCTGGGCCCCGAGCGCTTCGAGGAGGCCATCCGCACCGCGCTGGCCATGGGCATAGACCGGGCCATTCACCTGGTGGCCGAGGGCTACACCGACCCCATCACCCAGGCCCAGGCCCTGGCCGAGGTCATCCGGGCCGAAGCCCCCACCCTGGTCTTTACCGGCGGACAGCAGGCCGACTGGGACGCCCAGGCCCTGGGGCCGGCGCTGGCCGAGGCCCTGGGCTGGCCGGTGGTGAGCTGGACCACCATGATTGAACTGGAGGGCCAGACCCACGCCAAAGCCCGCCACGACCTCGACGAGGGCGCCGAGCTGGTGCGGGTGCCCCTGCCGGCGGTTTTTACCAGCCAGCAGGGCCTAAACGAGCCCCGCTACCCCACCCTGCCCGGCATTATGAAGGCCAAGCGCAAGGAGCTGAAAAAGCTGCCCATGAGCGTAGGGAGTAAGGTGGAGATTCTGGAGCAGACCATCCAGGAAAAGAGCCGTCTGAACAAGATGCTAGATGGCAAAGACCCCGTGGCTGCCGCCCATGAGCTGATCCGGCTGCTCCACGAGGAAGCCAAGGTGATTTAG
- a CDS encoding electron transfer flavoprotein subunit alpha/FixB family protein: protein MILVVLEHDGQRLRKGALEAISRARQLSTLGPIAGVVIGENTQAVAQEAAQYLPTVYAAEVGGYTAEKWAEAAYTAVQKSGAQVVVATGSRQSRTWTARLAYKMKAGLMEDTLETSTDGQHIIGLRYSFLNRVTEKQKAALPVVFTAKPNTTPPAEPAGSGTVEVLEVNLPLTVEVLERLSEQKKGVSLSEATVVVTGGRGLGSPEAFATVEELAGALGAAVGATRAVVDAGWRPYSEQVGQTGKTVQPNLYIALAVSGAVQHQAGMNKSKYIVAVNKDAEAPIFKIADYGIVGDVHQVLPALVDAAKKLKD from the coding sequence GTGATACTCGTAGTCTTGGAACATGACGGACAGCGCCTGCGCAAGGGCGCTTTGGAGGCCATCAGTCGGGCCCGGCAACTCAGCACTTTGGGGCCCATCGCCGGGGTGGTGATCGGTGAAAACACCCAGGCCGTGGCCCAGGAGGCCGCGCAGTACCTGCCCACCGTCTATGCTGCTGAGGTGGGGGGCTATACCGCGGAAAAGTGGGCCGAGGCGGCCTATACGGCAGTGCAAAAAAGCGGGGCTCAGGTGGTGGTGGCTACCGGAAGCCGCCAGAGCCGCACCTGGACAGCTCGGCTGGCCTACAAAATGAAGGCTGGTCTGATGGAGGATACCCTCGAGACCAGCACCGACGGCCAGCACATCATTGGCCTCCGCTACAGCTTTTTGAATCGCGTCACCGAGAAGCAAAAAGCTGCTCTGCCGGTGGTATTTACCGCCAAACCCAACACCACGCCCCCTGCCGAGCCGGCGGGCAGCGGCACGGTGGAGGTGCTCGAGGTAAACCTGCCTTTGACAGTAGAGGTGCTGGAACGCCTGAGCGAACAGAAAAAGGGGGTTTCGCTCAGCGAGGCCACGGTGGTGGTGACGGGCGGACGCGGGCTGGGCAGCCCCGAGGCTTTTGCGACGGTGGAGGAGCTCGCAGGCGCGCTGGGGGCCGCAGTGGGCGCAACTCGTGCGGTGGTGGATGCGGGCTGGCGGCCCTACAGCGAGCAGGTGGGCCAGACCGGCAAGACTGTGCAGCCCAACCTCTACATTGCCCTGGCGGTCTCGGGGGCGGTGCAACACCAGGCCGGTATGAACAAGAGCAAGTACATCGTGGCGGTCAACAAAGACGCCGAGGCCCCCATCTTCAAGATCGCCGACTACGGCATTGTGGGGGATGTGCATCAGGTGCTGCCTGCGCTGGTTGATGCGGCCAAAAAGCTAAAGGATTAG
- a CDS encoding (R)-mandelonitrile lyase yields the protein MENPWKTFVPQAPTRLGKPEWFTGTVYLNELVVTPAPMHLHVLRVMFAPGARTAWHTHPQGQVLHLEAGIGWFQRWGEPVREMKAGDTIYFAPGEKHWHGASPTHAMTHLAIQAAVDGVSTEWLEQVSEEQYRL from the coding sequence ATGGAAAACCCCTGGAAAACCTTTGTACCCCAGGCCCCGACCCGCCTGGGCAAGCCCGAATGGTTTACCGGCACGGTGTACCTGAACGAACTGGTGGTTACACCTGCGCCCATGCACCTGCATGTGCTGCGGGTCATGTTTGCGCCTGGGGCCCGCACGGCCTGGCACACCCACCCCCAGGGGCAGGTTTTGCACCTGGAGGCAGGTATCGGCTGGTTCCAGCGCTGGGGTGAGCCAGTGCGCGAGATGAAAGCGGGCGACACCATCTACTTTGCCCCAGGCGAAAAGCACTGGCACGGGGCCAGCCCCACCCACGCCATGACCCACCTGGCCATCCAGGCCGCGGTGGATGGGGTGAGCACCGAGTGGCTCGAGCAGGTCAGCGAGGAGCAATACCGCCTCTAG
- a CDS encoding acyl-CoA dehydrogenase family protein — protein MPIDFTLTDEQKELQKLARRFAKEQIAPIAALYDAKEEVPWGVVEKLYEVGLLNAIIPEEYGGLGLGMLEEVIIGEELAWGCMGIYTIPMASDLGITPILLAGTHEQKQRFFKKLTEKPALAAFALSEPGNGSDAAALRTRAVRDGDHYVLNGTKTWISNGGEAETVVVFATIAPELRHKGVVALVVEKGTPGFSANKLHGKMGQRASGTYELVFEDCRVPAENLLGQEGDGFKIAMQTLDKTRIPVAAGSVGVARRALEEATRYAKEREAFGKPIAEFQAIQFKLAEMLMGLETARTYTYYAAWLVDTHQPHSHAAAIAKAYASEMAFEAANQAIQIHGGFGYMHEYPVEKLLRDVKLNQIYEGTNEIQRLVIARHILSQ, from the coding sequence ATGCCCATCGATTTCACCCTGACCGACGAACAAAAAGAACTGCAAAAACTGGCCCGTCGCTTTGCCAAAGAGCAGATTGCGCCAATTGCCGCTCTGTACGACGCCAAAGAGGAAGTGCCCTGGGGTGTGGTGGAAAAGCTCTACGAGGTGGGCCTGCTCAACGCCATCATTCCGGAGGAATATGGCGGCTTGGGATTGGGGATGCTGGAAGAGGTGATTATCGGTGAGGAGTTGGCCTGGGGCTGTATGGGCATCTACACCATCCCCATGGCCTCCGATCTGGGCATCACCCCCATCCTGCTGGCCGGAACCCATGAGCAGAAGCAGCGCTTTTTCAAAAAGCTCACCGAGAAACCCGCCCTGGCTGCTTTTGCCCTCTCCGAACCGGGCAACGGCTCGGACGCCGCTGCATTGCGTACCCGGGCTGTGCGTGATGGCGACCACTATGTTCTGAACGGCACCAAGACCTGGATTTCCAACGGCGGCGAGGCCGAAACGGTGGTGGTTTTTGCCACCATCGCTCCGGAGCTGCGCCACAAGGGCGTGGTGGCTCTGGTGGTGGAGAAGGGCACCCCCGGTTTTAGCGCCAACAAACTGCACGGCAAGATGGGCCAGCGGGCCAGCGGCACCTACGAGCTGGTTTTTGAAGACTGCCGGGTTCCTGCCGAGAACCTGCTGGGCCAAGAGGGCGACGGCTTCAAGATTGCCATGCAAACCCTGGACAAGACCCGCATCCCGGTGGCGGCAGGCAGTGTGGGGGTGGCCCGGCGGGCCCTCGAGGAGGCCACCCGTTACGCCAAGGAGCGCGAGGCTTTTGGCAAGCCCATTGCCGAGTTCCAGGCCATCCAGTTCAAACTGGCCGAGATGCTGATGGGCCTCGAGACCGCCCGCACCTACACCTACTACGCCGCCTGGCTGGTAGACACCCACCAGCCCCATTCCCACGCCGCCGCCATCGCCAAAGCCTACGCTTCGGAGATGGCCTTTGAGGCCGCCAACCAGGCCATTCAGATTCATGGCGGGTTTGGCTACATGCACGAATACCCGGTAGAGAAGCTCTTGCGCGACGTAAAACTGAACCAGATTTACGAGGGAACCAACGAGATTCAGCGGCTGGTTATCGCGCGGCACATACTGAGCCAATAG
- a CDS encoding carbohydrate kinase family protein, whose product MLIVAGEALIDMTPAVLNGSTAYVPHPGGSPYNVAIGAGRLGTPTAFLGRISRDGFGQLLKSHLAASKVSLAYVKEGDQLTTLALVTPSESGEFFSFYCENTADRLLYPEDLPPVLPASAALHFGSYSLVLEPGASTLELLMRREARRRLISLDPNVRPFLIPNRDVYIERLMGWLEQADLVKVSQADLQWLYPGENPETIAQEWKQQGPLLVIVTQGGQGAFAVTSRGIANVQAPRVSVVDTVGAGDAFMSGLLSWLWQRGYWSRAALGSLEREQITDLLNFAAKVAAITCTRAGANPPWQEELSQMPG is encoded by the coding sequence ATGTTGATTGTTGCCGGAGAAGCCCTGATAGACATGACCCCCGCTGTCCTGAATGGCAGTACGGCCTATGTGCCGCATCCTGGTGGCTCACCCTACAACGTGGCCATAGGTGCGGGCCGCCTGGGCACGCCCACTGCTTTTCTGGGGCGGATTTCGCGCGATGGCTTCGGACAGCTGCTCAAAAGCCACCTGGCCGCCAGCAAGGTGAGCTTGGCGTATGTGAAGGAAGGCGACCAGCTTACCACCCTGGCCCTGGTAACCCCTTCTGAGTCGGGCGAATTTTTCTCGTTTTACTGCGAAAATACTGCCGACCGCTTGCTATACCCTGAAGACCTGCCCCCTGTCCTACCCGCCAGCGCGGCCCTGCACTTTGGCTCGTATTCATTGGTGCTGGAGCCAGGGGCCTCGACCCTCGAGCTCCTGATGCGACGCGAGGCCCGCCGTCGGCTGATCTCGCTCGACCCCAACGTGCGCCCCTTTCTGATTCCAAACCGGGATGTCTATATCGAACGCCTGATGGGCTGGCTCGAGCAGGCTGATTTGGTCAAGGTCAGCCAGGCCGATCTGCAGTGGCTGTATCCGGGCGAGAACCCGGAAACCATCGCTCAGGAGTGGAAACAGCAAGGCCCCCTGCTGGTCATCGTAACCCAGGGCGGCCAGGGGGCTTTTGCCGTGACCAGCCGGGGCATCGCTAATGTCCAGGCTCCTCGGGTCAGCGTCGTGGACACCGTGGGTGCGGGCGATGCTTTCATGTCGGGCCTCCTGAGCTGGTTGTGGCAGCGGGGCTACTGGTCCAGAGCCGCCCTGGGGTCGCTCGAGCGCGAGCAAATTACAGACCTGCTAAACTTTGCCGCTAAAGTAGCAGCCATCACCTGTACCCGGGCCGGGGCCAACCCACCCTGGCAGGAAGAGCTGTCCCAGATGCCTGGATAA